The following coding sequences lie in one Nocardia sp. NBC_01503 genomic window:
- a CDS encoding RNA polymerase sigma factor, which produces MIPQDGLGTVSTHLDDEIADYFRAHYPRLVGFLRKASELTEETAHQAAQHAFLVLRKKWPDLRQPGQNPRAYLYKTAENWVRRNDRPEPLVFVDDLTTFDQAAGIAVEEEVMLSMRIDELLARLPERQRQVIFLHYFHRFTMNEIAEILGITPGTVKSTASDARGNLRGWLEQESR; this is translated from the coding sequence ATGATCCCCCAGGACGGGCTCGGGACCGTAAGCACTCATCTCGACGACGAGATCGCTGACTACTTCCGTGCCCACTACCCCCGCCTTGTCGGCTTCCTGCGTAAGGCCTCCGAGCTGACCGAGGAAACAGCCCACCAGGCCGCGCAACACGCCTTCCTGGTTCTGCGTAAAAAATGGCCTGACCTGCGCCAGCCTGGCCAGAACCCCCGCGCGTACCTGTACAAGACCGCGGAGAACTGGGTCCGCAGGAACGACCGGCCCGAACCCCTGGTATTCGTCGATGACCTCACCACGTTCGACCAAGCCGCCGGCATCGCAGTGGAGGAAGAAGTGATGTTGTCCATGCGAATCGATGAACTACTCGCCCGGCTCCCAGAACGACAACGGCAGGTGATCTTCCTGCACTATTTTCATCGGTTCACCATGAACGAGATCGCGGAGATCCTCGGAATCACGCCCGGGACCGTCAAATCCACCGCCTCCGACGCACGCGGGAATCTGCGCGGATGGCTCGAGCAAGAAAGCCGATGA
- a CDS encoding type II toxin-antitoxin system ParD family antitoxin, protein MCETSDDDQRLHVLREALDVGERSGAATPFDIDALIAHKRARAIESRANDC, encoded by the coding sequence GTGTGTGAGACCAGCGACGATGATCAGCGACTGCATGTTTTGCGCGAGGCACTCGATGTCGGCGAGCGCAGTGGCGCTGCCACACCGTTCGATATCGATGCCCTGATCGCGCATAAGCGTGCCCGTGCCATCGAATCCCGAGCGAACGACTGCTGA
- a CDS encoding RNA polymerase sigma factor, whose translation MSDWDSELLFRQYAVRVFRLAFKAFRGDAESANDVVQDVFLAVCRQLKRDFHHRSAEQVEKLIMTIAKRRVVDHLRKIGRSREYSAGMAEDLDRQMNHAGHAGDGGTENLSDEVMASFWHALTRELTPTEHRVATMTWLLEMTPDEIAKALKTSRRAVYTHRSRARGKMEQALNRGGNRTEADAEPATSGMEVATHSGGGATE comes from the coding sequence GTGAGCGACTGGGACTCCGAGTTGTTGTTTCGCCAGTACGCGGTGCGCGTATTCCGGTTGGCGTTCAAAGCGTTTCGCGGTGATGCCGAGTCAGCGAACGATGTCGTCCAGGATGTTTTTCTGGCGGTATGTCGGCAATTGAAAAGGGACTTCCACCACCGTTCGGCGGAGCAGGTCGAGAAGCTGATCATGACGATCGCGAAGCGCCGCGTGGTCGACCATCTGCGGAAAATCGGGCGTTCCCGGGAGTACTCGGCCGGCATGGCGGAGGACCTCGACCGGCAGATGAATCACGCCGGTCACGCTGGTGACGGCGGCACCGAGAACCTGAGCGATGAAGTCATGGCATCGTTCTGGCATGCGCTGACTCGTGAGTTGACTCCCACCGAGCATCGAGTGGCGACGATGACGTGGCTGCTGGAAATGACACCCGACGAAATAGCCAAAGCTCTCAAAACCTCACGGCGAGCTGTGTACACCCACCGCAGCCGGGCACGCGGGAAGATGGAGCAGGCTTTGAATCGCGGTGGAAATCGGACCGAGGCCGATGCCGAACCTGCGACCAGCGGCATGGAAGTAGCGACGCACAGTGGAGGAGGTGCAACCGAATGA
- a CDS encoding helix-turn-helix domain-containing protein yields MQRGKFADRLNKLFETTRIPGRGPYTTKEVVNALTAAGHPISGSYLSSLRTGRRTNPSDETVTALAKFFQVKHDYFLNDIYAAKIDHDLELLTQLQGYGLRRLSSRAFDLSEESRKLLESMQEKLHAGEHMPEIPEFDDLASPLLTASDDTPADDEG; encoded by the coding sequence GTGCAGCGTGGAAAGTTCGCAGACCGGCTGAACAAGCTGTTCGAGACCACCCGCATCCCAGGGCGAGGACCCTACACCACCAAGGAGGTCGTGAACGCCTTGACCGCCGCAGGTCACCCGATCAGCGGGAGTTACCTGAGCAGCCTGCGCACAGGCCGACGAACCAACCCATCCGATGAGACAGTTACCGCGCTGGCGAAGTTCTTCCAGGTCAAGCACGACTACTTCCTCAACGACATCTACGCCGCCAAAATCGACCATGACCTTGAACTGCTTACGCAGCTTCAGGGCTACGGTCTCCGCAGGTTGTCCTCACGAGCCTTCGATCTGTCGGAGGAGTCGCGGAAACTGCTGGAATCGATGCAGGAAAAACTTCACGCCGGCGAGCACATGCCGGAGATTCCAGAGTTCGACGACCTCGCGTCGCCTCTGCTGACCGCATCGGATGACACCCCTGCCGATGATGAGGGCTGA
- a CDS encoding replication protein RepA — protein MARPKRDELALIQAADLLQQSDDQELAFTTPFLAQACLPYRNPGDIPVWKRRNGGVVLTIRPGYVEDPKTGESRSLGYPSGVIPRQLMFWLITEARRTKSPELILGDGVVEFFRQLKPGGATSGGDTGSLTRLRTQTEKLLHAAISVRSERPGPDGEPAVLIKNLSVAHQVMLWGSEKAGTDRAVVQLSTDFYNEILERAVPLDMRALQLFGDDAWCMDLYIFLTYRFATLNRTITIPLEDLSAQFGAARKLDTKEARYKYRKAFDKKLARVLSVYRDANVESTPAGLVLSPSKTHVRFKGLRTMELGTTNQLTLDASA, from the coding sequence ATGGCGCGACCAAAACGTGACGAGCTGGCGCTGATCCAAGCCGCGGACTTGTTGCAGCAATCCGATGACCAGGAGCTGGCGTTCACGACACCGTTCCTGGCGCAGGCGTGCCTGCCGTATCGGAACCCGGGGGATATCCCGGTGTGGAAGCGCCGCAATGGCGGGGTGGTGCTCACCATCCGGCCCGGCTATGTCGAAGACCCCAAGACCGGCGAATCGCGTTCGCTGGGCTACCCGAGCGGGGTCATCCCGCGCCAGCTCATGTTCTGGCTCATCACCGAGGCCCGGCGCACCAAGTCACCCGAACTGATCCTCGGGGACGGTGTGGTGGAGTTCTTCCGCCAGCTCAAACCAGGTGGCGCGACCTCCGGCGGGGACACCGGCAGTCTGACCCGACTACGCACCCAGACCGAGAAGCTCCTGCACGCGGCGATCAGCGTGCGCAGTGAGCGCCCGGGACCGGACGGGGAACCTGCGGTGCTCATCAAGAACCTGTCCGTGGCGCATCAGGTCATGTTGTGGGGCAGCGAGAAAGCCGGCACCGACCGCGCGGTGGTCCAGCTCTCGACCGACTTCTACAACGAGATCCTCGAGCGTGCCGTGCCACTGGACATGCGCGCACTGCAGCTGTTCGGCGACGACGCCTGGTGCATGGACCTGTACATCTTCCTGACCTATCGGTTCGCCACCCTGAACCGGACGATCACCATCCCCCTGGAAGACCTGAGCGCCCAGTTCGGCGCCGCACGCAAGCTCGACACGAAAGAAGCCCGGTACAAATACCGCAAGGCCTTCGACAAGAAGCTGGCGCGAGTGCTGTCGGTATACCGCGACGCCAACGTCGAATCGACCCCGGCCGGACTGGTCCTGAGCCCGAGCAAGACCCACGTGCGGTTCAAGGGATTGCGCACGATGGAACTCGGGACCACCAACCAGTTGACGCTGGACGCCAGCGCCTGA
- a CDS encoding helix-turn-helix domain-containing transcriptional regulator — MSEQSVFWDDLAEDLKDPDFLREFVLESVRIKTVDSILNMLDQAREQSQLSKAALARAASIEPAAVRRLLSARGNPTLHTVSELAAALGLRLTLEPLDGRGGEILSDALVSGIVSDLPGLGDAVEQFDRAS, encoded by the coding sequence ATGAGTGAGCAGAGCGTTTTCTGGGACGATCTGGCCGAGGACCTGAAGGACCCGGACTTCTTGCGTGAGTTCGTCTTGGAGTCTGTGCGTATCAAGACCGTCGACTCGATTCTCAACATGCTCGATCAGGCACGCGAACAGTCCCAACTGTCGAAAGCGGCCCTGGCCCGGGCCGCGTCGATCGAGCCCGCCGCGGTGCGCCGACTGCTCAGCGCTCGCGGCAACCCGACTTTGCACACCGTGTCGGAGCTGGCCGCTGCGCTGGGATTGCGTCTGACACTGGAGCCGTTGGACGGCCGTGGTGGCGAGATTCTCTCCGATGCGCTCGTGTCCGGCATCGTGAGTGACCTTCCTGGGCTCGGGGACGCCGTCGAGCAGTTCGACCGGGCTAGTTAG
- a CDS encoding RNA polymerase sigma factor, translating into MSNPELLDPLEPHDIPGASQARRSFENESREADLARRRYDWFDTFYATHNPLIVRLSWFWHGAFRFLNPQDVAQQAWTKLLTAPTLDPERHEVSTFVAVVVRHVAYDLARQYRNQQQRDQPLDRQDEQIMSTITVDAGTGEEIDLLDPVRRICARAGLSDKHGEVLLLVHGLDLSNAQVAEQLGTSENNVRQMKSRAERAIRQATGLTPQELRAVKLFRRHFPQPGRQGPLETIATEMKISVSQCRCLLGDARSKITAFLTHGDEN; encoded by the coding sequence ATGTCAAACCCGGAACTGTTGGATCCCCTCGAACCTCACGACATACCCGGCGCGTCGCAGGCGCGTCGCTCCTTCGAGAACGAATCCCGTGAAGCCGACCTCGCCCGCCGACGATACGACTGGTTCGACACCTTCTACGCCACGCACAATCCGTTGATCGTCAGGCTGTCGTGGTTCTGGCATGGCGCATTCAGGTTCCTCAATCCGCAGGACGTGGCACAGCAAGCGTGGACCAAACTGCTCACCGCGCCGACCCTGGATCCGGAGCGGCACGAAGTATCGACCTTTGTCGCTGTCGTGGTGCGGCACGTCGCGTACGACCTGGCCCGCCAATATCGCAATCAGCAGCAGCGGGACCAGCCCTTGGATAGGCAAGACGAGCAGATCATGAGCACGATCACCGTCGACGCCGGAACCGGGGAGGAGATCGACCTTCTCGATCCGGTGCGCCGGATCTGCGCTCGGGCCGGTCTGTCCGACAAACACGGCGAGGTACTGCTACTGGTGCATGGCCTGGACCTGTCCAACGCTCAGGTTGCCGAACAGCTCGGCACCAGTGAGAACAATGTCCGCCAGATGAAGTCGCGGGCCGAACGAGCCATCCGGCAGGCGACGGGGCTGACGCCCCAGGAGCTTCGCGCGGTCAAGCTGTTCCGCCGCCACTTTCCCCAACCGGGGCGCCAAGGACCCCTCGAGACGATCGCAACCGAGATGAAAATCTCGGTGTCCCAGTGCCGATGCCTCCTCGGCGACGCCCGATCCAAGATCACCGCCTTCCTCACGCACGGCGACGAAAATTAA
- a CDS encoding CHAT domain-containing protein, giving the protein MLVQTAAQSRDLPAMVLASCGLAAAGDPVHAAIGLAGIGRQARITGLRTAAELIYLALLAITDRADPDTAAPVLSGPTGTGEGAVVIARAWHVLTDSETLAQHLEEQSRNTAIAGPADGPIAAGLCAAAACARTASRSYPTDFQWARGRALYGIGFALTVHGSDRFESYLRYAADHHVAASVRASLTERWTQGLIMSGRWSESLAHLQASHAELVTQGAGAAAESVILRGIARAWRVAGDPEQALTISDQAVALATSPGLSAATVAGIWLNRSAVLMELDQNNDAYHAAAQAFEQYSKNRLTSVGRLEAEAYMLPADPDRARATRLARALVERDTIELLPRPTRSDALARAAEVLMASDPVLALDAFQRAIGTATPTHRIAVTAPLRAARALFTLADRTGITDADPVTYARMAVVAADSQHNRLLGAQAKLLCARCLAADPATQREALTLGYAALKELGQTLAGLTADSGRHVLTSVRPDLVALFDLAVAQRDGELALRVAEAGRSIRLMAMLRMNLDDLPADIRQSFAQIAVAERAAQGDTGFGGADLDEDGDRAARTCAVRSRDHASQDLEHSYGRVFRAMSTAPPADPSTVRHRFPTAHILTLHELDGTVRWTWWPPHTKAPWCGRHALRARTEGLIAAYADGTARTWPGDLTGPLSVLLPQELQQFLLQSGTDHPIDLLVAIFGRLWHVPLLSVPIGAHGRPLVAHARVSVIPSLTMAVHVAEHAATISSLTELSSHVAVTGYCHPKMDGARTERRLLEGTWPAFVPLDRVDQLGTAADLTVAATHADALPGLRQALHDHTGGTLSAARCLPRSFSPIVVLGACYGFGTVDAQSSDDEPIGLLTVIGARGAVWVVGGHQRLRDLPIGWILGRTYAAMASGLTLHDALRTAQLEYLTAAEGSESSDPELRAVLDTVRRECGPSAAAAPWCWALTIVGPPPKRSWQTPGRAEFS; this is encoded by the coding sequence ATGCTGGTCCAGACGGCGGCCCAATCGCGTGACTTGCCGGCAATGGTGCTCGCCAGCTGTGGATTGGCTGCCGCCGGTGATCCGGTGCACGCCGCCATCGGTCTGGCCGGCATCGGCCGGCAGGCCCGGATTACGGGATTGCGTACGGCCGCGGAGTTGATCTATCTGGCACTGCTGGCGATCACTGACCGTGCCGACCCCGACACAGCAGCACCTGTCCTATCGGGTCCCACTGGCACCGGTGAGGGCGCAGTGGTCATAGCGCGCGCCTGGCATGTGTTGACGGACAGCGAAACGCTCGCACAGCACCTCGAGGAACAGTCGCGGAACACCGCAATCGCGGGTCCCGCGGACGGTCCGATCGCGGCCGGGCTGTGCGCGGCGGCGGCATGCGCGCGGACGGCAAGCCGCAGCTACCCCACCGATTTTCAGTGGGCCCGCGGCCGTGCGCTGTACGGGATCGGATTCGCGCTCACCGTGCACGGCAGCGACCGCTTCGAGTCGTACCTGCGCTATGCAGCTGACCACCACGTCGCGGCGAGTGTCCGCGCGTCGCTGACCGAGCGCTGGACGCAGGGATTGATCATGAGTGGCCGCTGGTCGGAATCCTTGGCGCACCTGCAGGCAAGCCACGCCGAACTCGTCACCCAGGGCGCGGGCGCTGCGGCCGAGTCGGTGATTCTGCGGGGAATCGCCCGTGCCTGGCGCGTTGCTGGCGATCCCGAACAGGCACTGACGATCTCGGATCAGGCGGTGGCACTGGCCACGTCCCCGGGACTTTCGGCCGCCACCGTGGCCGGAATCTGGCTCAACCGCTCAGCGGTGTTGATGGAGCTGGATCAGAACAATGATGCCTACCATGCCGCGGCGCAGGCGTTCGAGCAGTACAGCAAGAATCGGCTCACCTCCGTCGGTCGGCTCGAAGCCGAGGCATACATGCTGCCTGCGGATCCGGATCGCGCTCGTGCAACGCGGCTGGCTCGCGCGCTCGTGGAACGGGACACGATCGAACTCCTGCCCAGACCGACTCGATCAGACGCCCTGGCCAGAGCCGCTGAGGTGCTCATGGCCAGCGATCCGGTGCTGGCGCTGGACGCGTTCCAGCGCGCTATCGGCACCGCCACCCCCACCCACCGCATCGCCGTCACCGCACCGCTGCGTGCAGCCAGGGCACTGTTCACACTGGCTGACCGCACCGGTATCACAGATGCGGACCCCGTCACCTATGCCCGGATGGCGGTCGTCGCCGCCGACTCCCAGCACAATCGGCTCCTAGGCGCGCAGGCCAAACTGCTCTGCGCACGCTGCCTGGCCGCCGATCCGGCTACCCAGCGCGAAGCGCTCACTCTCGGGTATGCCGCGCTCAAGGAGCTCGGTCAGACCTTGGCCGGGCTCACCGCCGACAGCGGCAGGCACGTGCTCACCAGTGTTCGGCCGGACCTGGTCGCCCTCTTCGATCTCGCAGTGGCCCAGCGCGACGGGGAGCTGGCGTTACGGGTCGCCGAGGCGGGGCGCTCGATCCGCCTGATGGCGATGCTGCGTATGAACCTCGATGATCTGCCCGCCGATATCCGCCAATCCTTCGCACAGATCGCCGTCGCTGAGCGCGCCGCCCAAGGCGACACTGGTTTCGGTGGCGCCGATCTCGATGAGGACGGTGACCGTGCAGCGCGAACCTGTGCGGTGCGGTCTCGCGACCACGCCTCGCAGGACCTCGAGCACTCGTACGGGCGAGTGTTTCGTGCGATGAGCACCGCGCCGCCGGCGGATCCTTCGACCGTCCGCCACCGTTTTCCCACTGCGCACATCCTGACCTTGCACGAGCTCGACGGCACCGTCCGCTGGACGTGGTGGCCGCCACATACGAAAGCCCCGTGGTGTGGGCGGCACGCCCTGCGTGCGCGTACCGAAGGACTCATCGCCGCCTACGCCGATGGCACAGCACGGACATGGCCGGGAGATCTCACCGGTCCGCTTTCGGTGCTCCTGCCCCAGGAGCTACAGCAGTTTCTGCTCCAGTCAGGTACCGATCATCCGATCGATCTGCTGGTCGCGATCTTCGGCAGGCTGTGGCATGTGCCATTGCTATCCGTGCCCATCGGCGCACACGGGCGCCCGCTGGTCGCTCACGCGCGCGTGTCGGTCATCCCCTCCCTGACCATGGCCGTTCATGTCGCCGAGCATGCGGCGACCATCTCCTCGCTGACCGAGCTGAGCTCGCACGTTGCCGTCACCGGGTACTGCCATCCCAAGATGGATGGCGCGCGCACCGAACGCCGCCTCCTAGAAGGCACGTGGCCTGCGTTCGTGCCGTTGGACAGGGTGGATCAGCTCGGTACCGCTGCCGACCTCACCGTGGCCGCCACGCACGCCGACGCCCTGCCGGGGCTGCGGCAGGCACTGCACGATCACACCGGCGGAACACTCAGTGCTGCACGATGCCTGCCACGCTCGTTCTCACCGATCGTCGTGCTCGGTGCCTGCTACGGCTTCGGGACCGTTGATGCGCAGTCCAGCGACGACGAACCGATCGGCCTGCTCACGGTCATCGGCGCGCGCGGTGCGGTGTGGGTGGTGGGTGGGCACCAGCGACTACGCGATCTTCCTATCGGATGGATCCTCGGCCGCACCTATGCCGCCATGGCCAGCGGACTCACCTTGCACGACGCACTGCGTACCGCCCAGCTCGAATACCTCACTGCCGCGGAGGGATCCGAGTCCAGTGACCCCGAGCTCCGGGCGGTGCTGGACACCGTACGCCGCGAATGCGGCCCCAGTGCCGCGGCCGCACCCTGGTGCTGGGCGCTGACCATTGTCGGACCGCCGCCCAAACGCAGCTGGCAGACACCCGGCCGCGCTGAGTTCAGCTAG
- a CDS encoding RNA polymerase sigma factor, whose translation MEPHLATPARGAQGGTWILARDLEIFMQNGDEPVTFGPALGFATDAELVVELRMRGFAGPLCEAFERQLWLYGWRVLRGMVRDRSILRVHTALPQMYIGLDDSRALHDGADHRNDLVVDTLALAVPFMIDQLRKGKWQPSKSRSTDPKLGTYFITACAMKFRDAYRAWHSTRLKQIKDVLHEPGYQEAIIKVRVPGVDAVVVDRFRLRLILKVATLEERVIIAGLLADKTHAEIADELGIGTRAIEARLYRLRQSVWEDLGAAPVGHGRKRKTKQTARVSKSHR comes from the coding sequence TTGGAACCTCACCTGGCCACGCCCGCACGCGGCGCGCAGGGCGGGACGTGGATCCTCGCGCGTGACTTGGAGATTTTTATGCAAAATGGGGATGAGCCGGTCACTTTCGGGCCGGCCCTGGGGTTCGCTACCGACGCTGAGCTCGTCGTCGAGCTGAGGATGCGGGGCTTCGCGGGTCCGTTGTGCGAGGCGTTCGAGCGCCAGCTCTGGCTCTACGGGTGGCGGGTTCTGCGCGGCATGGTGCGCGATCGCAGCATCCTGCGGGTGCACACCGCGCTCCCCCAGATGTATATCGGTCTCGATGACTCGCGCGCGCTGCACGACGGCGCCGACCACCGCAACGATCTGGTCGTCGACACCCTCGCTCTGGCAGTGCCTTTCATGATCGACCAGCTGCGCAAGGGCAAGTGGCAGCCGAGCAAGTCCCGCAGCACCGACCCCAAGCTCGGCACCTACTTCATCACCGCATGCGCGATGAAGTTCCGCGACGCCTACCGCGCATGGCACAGCACGCGACTCAAGCAGATCAAGGACGTGCTGCATGAGCCGGGTTATCAGGAGGCGATCATCAAGGTACGCGTGCCTGGGGTCGATGCCGTTGTCGTAGACCGCTTTCGGCTGCGCCTGATCCTGAAGGTCGCCACCCTCGAGGAACGGGTCATCATCGCCGGGCTGCTCGCGGACAAGACCCACGCCGAGATCGCCGACGAACTCGGCATCGGCACACGCGCTATCGAAGCGCGCCTATACCGGCTGCGCCAGAGCGTCTGGGAAGACCTCGGCGCCGCGCCCGTCGGCCACGGGCGCAAGCGCAAGACCAAGCAGACCGCCCGCGTCTCGAAGAGCCACCGATGA
- a CDS encoding recombinase family protein, which yields MLQSRSVQQFASALIHALEQAGCAKIFTDMKSGKDTEREELWKCLEYVRAGDTLVVPSLDRLGRSLQDLISIVAGLRKRGIGFRSLYEAIDTTTPGGRLVFHVFAALAEFIRELIVQGTNEGLAAARARGQRLGRPPTMTEEQIRQARAILTRPEETVSSVARLLGVSRSTIYKYVPELSESQSQLTLKKHAGQSYEEPIS from the coding sequence GTGTTGCAAAGTCGGAGTGTCCAACAATTCGCGTCGGCCCTGATTCACGCACTCGAACAGGCGGGCTGCGCGAAGATCTTCACCGACATGAAGTCCGGCAAGGACACCGAACGCGAAGAGCTCTGGAAGTGCCTGGAGTACGTGCGCGCCGGTGACACCTTGGTGGTGCCTTCACTCGATCGACTCGGGCGCTCACTGCAGGACCTGATCTCGATCGTGGCCGGACTCCGCAAGCGCGGCATCGGATTCCGCTCCCTATACGAGGCCATCGATACCACCACCCCCGGCGGACGCCTGGTGTTCCATGTCTTCGCCGCGCTGGCCGAGTTCATCCGCGAATTGATCGTGCAGGGCACCAACGAGGGCCTGGCCGCCGCACGCGCCCGCGGGCAGCGCCTCGGACGCCCGCCCACCATGACCGAGGAGCAGATCCGCCAAGCCCGTGCCATCCTCACCCGCCCCGAGGAGACCGTGTCCTCGGTCGCCCGACTGCTGGGAGTTTCCCGATCCACCATCTACAAATATGTACCCGAACTCAGCGAGAGTCAGAGTCAACTCACTCTCAAGAAACATGCAGGTCAGAGCTATGAAGAGCCCATCTCCTGA